The proteins below are encoded in one region of Elusimicrobiota bacterium:
- a CDS encoding sugar phosphate isomerase/epimerase translates to MEKNWNDFMKVGVIHFMAYPQTMKGEGQILETLKKICDDGFFTAVEISWIKDDKTRESVKQLLKSSGLAVAYGAQPRLLVNKFNLSALDKVERQKAIDEVKRGIDEASYLGAVGVAVLSGADPGEADRDKAKKLLVDSLKYLSKYAKKKKLNFELESFDRDIDKKSLIGPSKEAVEIAKEVRKECDNFGLVLDLSHFPIQFETTKDALTNAADYLTHMHMGNCVFKDKNHPAYGDQHPRFGIEGGENGVEELREFLKVLFDIGFFSKGTKPIVSFEVKPLSNETSESVIENAKQTFKEAWAKL, encoded by the coding sequence ATGGAAAAAAATTGGAATGATTTTATGAAAGTGGGGGTAATACATTTCATGGCATATCCCCAGACGATGAAAGGCGAAGGGCAGATATTGGAAACTTTGAAGAAAATTTGTGACGATGGTTTCTTTACTGCTGTTGAGATTTCGTGGATTAAGGACGATAAAACCAGGGAAAGCGTAAAACAGTTGTTGAAAAGCAGTGGTTTGGCGGTTGCATATGGTGCTCAACCGCGACTCTTGGTAAATAAGTTTAACTTGAGTGCTCTGGATAAAGTGGAACGTCAAAAAGCAATAGATGAAGTAAAAAGAGGTATAGATGAAGCATCCTATTTAGGAGCAGTAGGTGTAGCTGTTCTTTCCGGTGCTGACCCTGGAGAAGCAGATAGAGATAAGGCAAAAAAACTTCTTGTAGATTCATTAAAATATCTTTCCAAATATGCCAAAAAAAAGAAATTGAATTTTGAGCTTGAATCATTTGACAGGGATATAGATAAAAAAAGTTTAATTGGTCCATCCAAGGAAGCCGTAGAAATTGCTAAAGAAGTGAGAAAAGAATGTGATAATTTCGGATTGGTGCTTGATTTATCGCATTTTCCAATCCAGTTTGAAACAACAAAAGACGCTTTGACCAATGCCGCAGATTATTTAACTCATATGCATATGGGCAACTGTGTTTTTAAAGACAAGAACCATCCTGCTTACGGTGACCAGCATCCCAGGTTTGGAATTGAAGGTGGAGAAAATGGTGTAGAGGAATTAAGGGAATTTTTAAAAGTACTTTTTGATATCGGTTTTTTCAGTAAAGGAACAAAACCAATAGTGAGTTTTGAAGTGAAACCGCTTTCAAATGAAACAAGCGAGTCAGTTATTGAAAATGCCAAGCAGACATTCAAAGAAGCCTGGGCGAAATTATAA
- a CDS encoding SDR family oxidoreductase, with protein sequence MSNDSMFDLKGKIAVVTGGGGVLCGDIAKKLGSVGVKVVVLDLKKEAAEKVADEIKKKNGEAVALECNVLERASIEQACAQILKIYGKPNILINGAGGNSPKATTSSERLLPQDLKSQPANSKSFFDLAPEGVQFVFNLNFLGTFLPTQVFSRIMAEQGGGVILNISSMNAFRPLTKIPAYSAAKAAVSNFTQWIAVHLASVNIRVNAIAPGFFMSDQNRFLLTDEKTGQLTERGKTIIAHTPMSRFGNPEDLVGTIIWLLSDASSFVTGIVVPVDGGFSAFSGV encoded by the coding sequence ATGTCTAATGACAGTATGTTTGATTTGAAAGGGAAAATAGCGGTTGTTACCGGCGGTGGTGGCGTTCTTTGCGGTGATATCGCCAAGAAGTTAGGCTCAGTAGGTGTAAAGGTAGTCGTGCTGGACTTGAAAAAAGAAGCTGCTGAAAAAGTTGCCGATGAGATTAAGAAAAAAAACGGAGAAGCTGTGGCGTTGGAATGCAACGTCCTGGAACGCGCAAGCATTGAGCAGGCATGTGCACAAATCCTAAAAATTTATGGCAAGCCTAATATTTTAATCAACGGCGCCGGAGGGAACAGTCCCAAGGCGACTACTTCCAGCGAACGGCTTTTGCCACAGGATTTAAAATCCCAGCCGGCAAACTCAAAATCTTTTTTTGACCTTGCTCCTGAAGGCGTGCAATTTGTTTTCAACTTAAATTTTTTGGGGACATTTTTGCCTACCCAGGTTTTCAGCCGTATAATGGCAGAACAGGGCGGCGGTGTAATCCTTAATATTTCTTCAATGAATGCTTTTCGCCCTCTTACTAAAATCCCGGCATATTCGGCAGCTAAGGCAGCGGTTTCGAATTTTACACAGTGGATAGCTGTGCATTTGGCATCTGTAAATATCCGGGTCAATGCTATAGCACCCGGATTTTTTATGAGTGATCAAAACCGGTTTTTGTTAACAGACGAGAAAACAGGACAACTGACAGAGAGAGGCAAGACCATTATTGCCCATACCCCTATGTCCCGTTTTGGTAATCCCGAAGATTTAGTTGGTACAATTATATGGCTATTATCTGACGCATCAAGTTTTGTAACCGGCATAGTAGTCCCCGTAGACGGCGGATTTTCCGCCTTCAGCGGTGTATAA
- a CDS encoding 4-phosphoerythronate dehydrogenase, whose amino-acid sequence MIILSDENIPFVKESFGTLGQTIIMPGRSITSEIIKKNRVEVLIVRSVTKVGPELLDGSLVRFVGTATIGTDHVNIPYLNKKNIKFVSAPGSNANSVAEYVIAALLFLAQKKNFKLKGKTLGIIGVGKVGSRVVTKVKAMGMNVLLNDPPMARSTGDRKYLPLKELMKADILTFHVPLNKEGQDATYHLVNEDFLAAMKPGSILINSSRGSVVDNNALKSTLKSKKLSAVVLDVWEKEPSIDAELVKLVSLGTSHIAGYSYDGKVNGTFMVYEELCRFLGVPVQWNPDKILFDRTRPPLVFNNDSYDKEGIESVVDNLVSQMYNILEDDKKLRKIIELPVNEQGPYFDLLRKKYPVRREFQSIDVKLSRDDKKLSEVLTSLGFNIK is encoded by the coding sequence ATGATAATTTTATCTGATGAAAATATACCTTTCGTTAAAGAGTCCTTTGGTACATTAGGTCAGACTATAATAATGCCCGGGCGTTCTATAACTTCCGAGATTATCAAGAAAAACCGGGTAGAAGTTCTTATTGTCCGCTCGGTAACCAAAGTGGGACCGGAGCTTCTGGATGGGAGTTTAGTCAGGTTTGTCGGGACGGCTACAATCGGTACCGACCATGTAAACATTCCATATCTAAACAAAAAAAATATAAAATTTGTCAGTGCGCCCGGTTCCAACGCCAATTCGGTGGCAGAGTATGTTATTGCCGCCCTTCTTTTTTTAGCCCAAAAAAAGAATTTCAAACTTAAAGGTAAGACTTTAGGAATTATCGGGGTTGGTAAAGTCGGCAGCAGGGTAGTAACCAAAGTTAAAGCGATGGGTATGAATGTACTTTTAAATGACCCACCTATGGCGCGAAGTACCGGTGACCGTAAATATCTCCCTTTAAAAGAACTTATGAAAGCAGATATACTTACCTTCCATGTGCCCCTGAATAAGGAAGGGCAGGATGCTACATATCATTTGGTGAACGAGGATTTTCTGGCTGCGATGAAACCGGGCAGCATACTTATAAATTCCTCGCGTGGCTCGGTGGTAGATAATAATGCTCTGAAAAGTACTTTAAAGAGTAAAAAATTATCCGCCGTCGTGCTTGATGTCTGGGAAAAGGAACCGTCTATCGACGCAGAACTTGTCAAACTCGTATCTTTAGGTACATCGCATATTGCGGGTTATTCTTATGACGGTAAAGTCAATGGCACATTTATGGTTTATGAGGAATTATGCCGATTTTTGGGAGTTCCTGTTCAATGGAATCCGGACAAAATACTTTTTGACCGTACGCGTCCGCCATTGGTTTTTAATAATGATAGTTACGATAAAGAAGGGATTGAAAGCGTGGTTGACAATCTGGTGAGTCAGATGTATAATATTCTCGAAGACGACAAAAAATTACGAAAAATTATTGAATTACCGGTAAATGAGCAAGGTCCCTATTTTGACCTCTTAAGAAAGAAATATCCGGTTCGTAGAGAATTTCAGAGTATAGACGTTAAATTATCAAGGGATGACAAAAAATTATCAGAAGTTCTGACGTCTCTGGGATTTAATATAAAATAA
- a CDS encoding type II toxin-antitoxin system RelE/ParE family toxin: MDKFTVLLSSQAKKYCEKVDKKTQDLLRDCFLHIEDNPFYHPGGRIKRIHGQNLYRFRIGNLRIIYEINELKKEVPIHLIGPRGDIYKKI, encoded by the coding sequence ATGGATAAATTTACAGTCCTTTTATCTTCACAGGCGAAGAAATATTGTGAAAAAGTTGATAAAAAAACGCAAGATTTATTAAGGGATTGTTTTCTGCATATTGAAGATAATCCTTTTTATCATCCTGGTGGTAGAATAAAAAGAATTCATGGGCAAAACTTATACCGATTTCGCATAGGCAACTTAAGAATTATCTATGAAATAAATGAATTAAAGAAAGAAGTCCCGATTCACTTGATTGGTCCCAGAGGGGATATTTATAAAAAAATATGA
- a CDS encoding lactate racemase domain-containing protein — translation MVIGKGYENRFLAEEEIASLMADSVESAGLDGQKVLVIIPDHTRTAPIGQMFKILYRLLAHRAATLDFLIALGTHPPMTDEQIYQRVEITAEEHKQKYPKVRFFNHLWKEPDALTLIGTIPQETISQITDNKFKMPVKIVVNRKVLDYDHLLIIGPVFPHEVVGFSGGNKYIFPGIAGQEIIDFFHWLGAIITNPMINGHKSTPVRQVIDCAVSHLKVKRSAFCLVVKGEELAGLYYGSPEEAWSSAADLSDKLHIIYKDKPFNTVLSCAPKMYDDVWTAGKCMYKLEPVVAEGGTLIIYAPHINEISYSHGKIIDKVGYHTRDYFVKQWDDFKHFPWGVLAHSTHVKGIGSFENGIEKPRVNVVLATGIPEERCRKVNLGYMNPDKIKIEDYKDKEDKGILLVPKAGEILYRLKS, via the coding sequence GTGGTTATCGGAAAAGGGTACGAAAACAGATTTTTAGCGGAAGAAGAAATAGCCAGTTTAATGGCTGATTCTGTGGAATCCGCCGGTCTTGACGGCCAAAAAGTACTGGTTATTATTCCTGACCATACACGAACTGCGCCTATAGGACAGATGTTTAAGATACTTTATAGATTACTCGCCCACCGGGCAGCAACACTTGATTTTTTAATAGCCCTGGGTACTCATCCGCCTATGACTGACGAGCAAATTTACCAAAGAGTAGAGATAACTGCTGAAGAACATAAACAAAAATATCCAAAAGTCCGGTTTTTCAATCATCTTTGGAAAGAACCGGATGCGCTTACCCTGATAGGAACCATACCGCAGGAAACAATTTCTCAAATTACTGATAATAAATTTAAAATGCCGGTCAAAATAGTTGTTAATCGCAAGGTGCTTGATTATGACCATTTGTTAATTATTGGACCTGTTTTTCCGCACGAAGTGGTAGGTTTTTCCGGGGGTAATAAGTATATATTCCCTGGTATTGCAGGTCAGGAAATTATCGATTTTTTTCATTGGTTAGGAGCGATAATTACAAACCCCATGATAAACGGGCATAAAAGTACGCCGGTACGCCAGGTGATTGATTGTGCGGTTTCGCATTTGAAAGTGAAACGCAGCGCTTTTTGTCTGGTGGTTAAAGGCGAGGAGCTTGCCGGTTTATATTATGGTTCTCCTGAAGAAGCATGGTCTTCTGCCGCTGACCTCTCCGATAAATTGCATATTATATATAAAGACAAACCTTTTAATACCGTTCTTTCCTGTGCGCCGAAAATGTATGATGATGTGTGGACGGCAGGTAAATGCATGTATAAATTAGAACCGGTGGTTGCGGAGGGCGGCACCCTGATAATTTATGCTCCGCATATTAATGAAATAAGTTACAGCCATGGTAAGATTATTGACAAAGTGGGTTATCATACCCGCGATTATTTTGTAAAACAATGGGATGATTTCAAACATTTTCCGTGGGGTGTTTTGGCTCATTCTACTCACGTCAAAGGCATAGGCAGTTTTGAAAACGGGATAGAAAAACCCAGAGTTAATGTAGTCCTGGCGACAGGAATACCTGAAGAACGATGCCGTAAAGTGAATTTGGGATATATGAATCCGGATAAGATAAAAATAGAAGATTATAAAGATAAAGAAGACAAGGGAATTTTGCTCGTCCCCAAAGCCGGCGAGATTCTTTATCGGTTGAAAAGTTAG
- a CDS encoding HAD hydrolase-like protein: MVDAAQALRDFKHEKKFLVGIDSDGCAFDTMEIKHKECFIPNIINEWDLQAVSKYAREAAEFVNLYSKWRGINRFPALVMVFDLLKEREEVKRRGIKLPQVDSLRKWMEKETKLGNPALEKAVKETNDPVLTRTLKWSKEVNNTVTRFVRGVPPFPFVRENLEAMSKVADIIVVSATPGEALVREWQEHGIDKYVKVIAGQEMGTKKEHLEIAIKGRYDKNNVIMIGDAPGDMKAARANQVLFYPINPGNEDASWERLYKESMKKFTDGEYAGKYEEKLIAEFDAYLPDTPPWKK; the protein is encoded by the coding sequence ATGGTTGATGCTGCACAGGCGCTTAGAGATTTTAAACATGAGAAGAAGTTTCTGGTGGGTATTGATTCTGACGGGTGTGCTTTTGATACCATGGAAATCAAGCACAAAGAATGTTTTATCCCTAATATTATTAACGAATGGGATTTGCAGGCTGTTTCAAAATATGCCCGTGAGGCTGCGGAATTTGTAAACCTGTATTCCAAGTGGCGAGGGATTAACCGCTTCCCTGCCCTCGTTATGGTCTTTGATCTTTTAAAAGAACGTGAAGAAGTCAAAAGGCGCGGGATTAAATTACCGCAAGTCGATTCTCTCCGTAAGTGGATGGAAAAAGAAACTAAACTGGGTAACCCTGCTTTGGAAAAAGCAGTTAAAGAAACTAATGACCCTGTCCTGACAAGGACACTTAAATGGTCAAAGGAAGTTAATAATACTGTCACCAGATTCGTACGCGGCGTTCCTCCTTTCCCGTTTGTAAGGGAAAATTTGGAAGCGATGTCTAAAGTAGCTGATATAATTGTTGTCTCGGCTACTCCGGGTGAGGCGCTTGTCCGGGAATGGCAGGAGCATGGAATAGACAAATATGTTAAAGTAATAGCCGGGCAGGAGATGGGCACAAAGAAAGAACATCTTGAAATCGCAATAAAAGGGCGTTATGATAAAAACAACGTCATTATGATTGGTGATGCGCCGGGTGATATGAAAGCTGCACGGGCAAACCAGGTCCTTTTCTATCCGATTAATCCTGGTAATGAAGACGCTTCCTGGGAACGGTTATATAAAGAGTCAATGAAGAAGTTCACTGATGGCGAATATGCCGGAAAATACGAAGAGAAACTAATAGCCGAATTTGATGCATATTTACCGGACACACCGCCCTGGAAAAAGTAA
- a CDS encoding cyclophilin-like fold protein, whose amino-acid sequence MLKKIKITAGKVEMQAELNDSQTAGTIYDALPIKAKANTWGDEIYFAIPVSCDEEDAKEIVDLGTIAYWFPGKAFCIFFGRTPASQGDEIRPASAVNILGKIIGDPTVFKKVKSGTLVVIEKVM is encoded by the coding sequence ATGTTAAAAAAGATTAAAATCACTGCAGGGAAAGTGGAAATGCAGGCGGAATTAAATGATTCTCAGACTGCAGGAACTATATATGACGCTCTACCCATTAAAGCGAAAGCGAATACGTGGGGAGACGAAATATATTTTGCTATTCCGGTTTCTTGTGATGAGGAAGATGCTAAAGAAATTGTAGATTTAGGAACAATCGCGTATTGGTTCCCCGGCAAAGCGTTCTGTATTTTTTTTGGCAGGACACCGGCAAGTCAAGGTGACGAAATCAGACCTGCCAGCGCAGTAAATATTTTAGGAAAAATAATAGGCGACCCGACAGTATTTAAAAAAGTCAAGAGTGGTACGTTAGTAGTTATTGAAAAAGTTATGTAG
- the gnd gene encoding decarboxylating NADP(+)-dependent phosphogluconate dehydrogenase — protein sequence MDKADIGLIGLAVMGENLVLNIESKGFTVAVYNRTLEKVDKFVQGRAKGKNIIGTHSIKELIDSLKRPRKVMLMVKAGAAVDSFIDQVASVMEKGDIIIDGGNSHFPDTIRRTKECEAKGLLYIGTGVSGGEEGALKGPSIMPGGSPEAWQYVKPIFQKICAKTEKGEPCCEWVGENGAGHFVKMVHNGIEYGDMQMICETYQIMKEGLGLTNKKMHKVFTEWNKGELDSYLIEITRDILGYKDEDGNEVIDLILDTAGQKGTGKWTSIEALNLGQPLTLIGEAVFARCLSALKDERVNASKILSGPNEKYKGGKKTFVDDLRQALYASKIISYAQGYQLMRAAAVEYKWNLNYGGIALMWRGGCIIRSAFLGKIKEAFDRNPKLENLLLDPFFKDIVEKAQPSWRKVITTAVKLGVPVPAMCTALNFFDGYRSKRLPANLLQAQRDYFGAHTYERVDKPRGEFFHTNWTGEGGDTVATTYKA from the coding sequence ATGGACAAAGCGGATATTGGTTTGATTGGTTTGGCAGTAATGGGTGAAAATCTGGTGCTTAACATAGAAAGCAAAGGTTTTACGGTGGCTGTTTATAATCGCACACTGGAGAAGGTAGACAAGTTTGTTCAGGGACGGGCTAAAGGTAAAAACATTATAGGTACACATTCTATTAAAGAGCTGATAGATTCTCTTAAAAGACCGCGTAAAGTTATGCTAATGGTTAAGGCCGGTGCTGCTGTAGATTCGTTTATTGACCAGGTAGCTTCTGTAATGGAAAAAGGTGATATTATTATTGATGGCGGAAATTCTCATTTTCCCGATACTATTCGTAGGACAAAAGAGTGTGAGGCAAAAGGTTTGCTGTATATTGGCACTGGAGTCTCCGGCGGAGAAGAAGGCGCGCTTAAAGGTCCCAGCATTATGCCCGGCGGTTCCCCGGAAGCGTGGCAGTATGTCAAACCGATATTTCAGAAAATATGTGCTAAAACAGAAAAAGGTGAACCCTGCTGTGAATGGGTAGGCGAAAACGGTGCAGGTCATTTTGTCAAGATGGTCCATAACGGTATTGAATACGGCGATATGCAGATGATTTGCGAGACCTACCAAATAATGAAAGAAGGGCTTGGTTTGACCAACAAAAAAATGCATAAAGTTTTTACCGAATGGAATAAAGGCGAGCTTGATTCATATCTTATTGAAATAACCAGAGATATTCTCGGTTATAAAGATGAGGATGGTAATGAGGTGATTGACCTTATTCTTGATACTGCAGGGCAGAAAGGTACCGGCAAATGGACATCTATAGAAGCGTTAAATTTAGGCCAGCCGTTAACTCTTATAGGCGAGGCTGTTTTTGCCAGGTGTTTATCGGCGTTAAAAGACGAGAGAGTAAATGCTTCAAAGATATTATCCGGTCCGAACGAAAAGTACAAAGGTGGTAAAAAGACCTTTGTTGACGACCTCCGTCAGGCATTGTACGCTTCCAAGATTATCAGTTACGCCCAGGGTTATCAGCTTATGCGTGCGGCTGCAGTTGAATACAAGTGGAACTTGAATTACGGCGGTATTGCATTGATGTGGCGCGGAGGTTGTATTATCCGTTCAGCTTTCCTGGGCAAAATCAAAGAAGCGTTTGATAGAAATCCGAAACTTGAAAATCTGTTATTAGACCCGTTCTTTAAAGATATTGTGGAAAAGGCACAACCGTCGTGGAGAAAAGTTATAACCACAGCTGTTAAATTAGGTGTACCTGTGCCTGCAATGTGTACCGCGCTGAACTTTTTTGACGGTTATCGCAGTAAGCGGCTGCCGGCAAACCTGCTCCAGGCACAACGTGATTATTTCGGCGCTCACACTTACGAAAGAGTGGACAAACCCAGAGGCGAATTCTTTCATACCAACTGGACCGGTGAAGGCGGAGATACAGTAGCAACAACTTATAAGGCATAA
- a CDS encoding basic amino acid ABC transporter substrate-binding protein, whose product MFLNQTRKCPRKSQGKSICTKTLNLFSFLLVVILTACSVENTKVLKIGTDATYPPFETVAGEGKVVGFDIDLMTAIAKEIGKEPQFIVVPFDGIISGLKQRKYDAVISAMTITEDRAKEVSFSKPYYLAGQSIAVSKDEQNIKGLEGLVGKRIGVQLGTTGEMEAKKIKNAKVVSFDNISAAFLDLENKKLDAIINDVPTNKSIIITRPGKFKTVGKLLTKEYYGIAIRKDNKELLDKVNSAIAKLEKTGDLKKLEIKWQIGGK is encoded by the coding sequence ATGTTTTTGAATCAAACCCGTAAGTGTCCCAGGAAATCCCAAGGGAAAAGTATCTGCACCAAAACGCTTAATTTATTTTCTTTCCTGCTTGTAGTTATCTTAACTGCCTGCTCGGTTGAAAATACTAAAGTACTTAAAATAGGTACCGACGCAACATACCCGCCATTCGAGACAGTAGCCGGTGAAGGCAAGGTAGTCGGGTTTGATATTGACTTAATGACAGCGATAGCCAAAGAAATAGGTAAAGAACCGCAATTTATTGTTGTTCCGTTTGACGGGATTATTTCCGGGTTAAAACAGAGAAAGTATGATGCTGTGATTTCCGCAATGACAATAACTGAAGACCGGGCAAAAGAAGTTAGTTTTTCAAAACCATATTATTTAGCCGGTCAGTCAATAGCAGTTAGTAAAGACGAACAAAATATTAAGGGGTTGGAAGGACTAGTTGGTAAACGGATAGGTGTCCAGTTAGGAACCACAGGTGAAATGGAAGCAAAAAAAATAAAAAATGCTAAAGTTGTAAGCTTTGATAATATAAGCGCCGCGTTTTTAGATTTAGAAAATAAAAAACTTGACGCTATAATAAATGATGTGCCTACAAACAAGTCGATAATTATTACAAGACCCGGTAAATTTAAAACTGTAGGTAAATTACTTACAAAAGAATATTATGGTATAGCTATAAGAAAAGATAATAAAGAACTGCTTGATAAAGTAAATTCCGCAATAGCTAAACTTGAGAAAACAGGTGATTTAAAAAAACTTGAAATCAAGTGGCAAATAGGTGGTAAATGA
- a CDS encoding amino acid ABC transporter permease — translation MINFFVREFAIYWKILKFLLPVVPITLKITILSFLIAVILGIIIALVRTSHSPLLRKTAMAYIDMIRGIPLLVQIFFIYFGLGKLFNLSQFPAGIIAISICYSAYLGEIFRSGIEAIPKGQYDACKSLGMNAIQTMRYVVLPQAFRVVIPPVANEFIACLKDSSLVSIIGLRELTRAGREFYTQYFVDFETWFMVGMVYLAMVVILTKVVSLIEKKYKIVK, via the coding sequence ATGATAAATTTTTTTGTAAGAGAATTTGCAATATATTGGAAAATATTAAAATTTCTCTTACCTGTTGTCCCGATAACATTAAAGATAACGATATTATCCTTTTTAATAGCGGTTATTTTGGGAATCATTATCGCGCTGGTAAGGACGTCTCACAGTCCCTTACTTAGAAAGACAGCGATGGCGTATATTGATATGATTCGTGGAATACCGCTTTTAGTTCAGATATTTTTTATATATTTTGGGCTTGGCAAATTATTTAATCTTTCTCAATTTCCTGCCGGTATTATTGCAATAAGCATATGTTATAGCGCATATTTAGGCGAAATATTCAGGTCCGGAATAGAAGCAATACCTAAAGGGCAATATGATGCGTGTAAATCACTGGGTATGAATGCTATCCAGACAATGAGATATGTGGTACTCCCGCAAGCATTTCGAGTAGTTATACCTCCGGTAGCAAATGAATTTATCGCTTGCCTGAAAGATAGTTCCCTGGTTTCAATAATTGGTTTAAGAGAACTTACCAGGGCAGGCAGGGAATTCTATACACAATATTTTGTTGATTTTGAAACCTGGTTTATGGTTGGAATGGTATACCTTGCCATGGTAGTGATTTTAACAAAAGTAGTATCTTTAATAGAAAAGAAATACAAAATAGTGAAATAA
- a CDS encoding DUF6290 family protein — METKVKLIGVKMPVKLACLLEDIAEKQYKSVSTLIREMVVEYIEDELSLKSWDLIEKGRKEYREGKYTPWRKVLNG; from the coding sequence ATGGAAACAAAAGTTAAACTTATTGGGGTTAAAATGCCGGTAAAGCTTGCTTGTTTACTTGAAGACATCGCTGAAAAGCAATATAAATCAGTTTCAACTTTAATCAGAGAGATGGTGGTAGAATATATTGAAGATGAGCTTAGTTTAAAATCGTGGGATCTGATTGAAAAAGGACGAAAAGAGTACAGGGAAGGCAAATATACTCCATGGAGAAAAGTGCTTAATGGATAA
- a CDS encoding diphosphate--fructose-6-phosphate 1-phosphotransferase → MAKLKNVLVAQSGGPSPVINNSLRGIIETCKKFPDKFGTIYAGYHGIEGILKEELLDLSAQDETEVALLRNTPAAGSIGTCRYKLKKDQQEDLRRVIDVFKAHDIGFLFYIGGNDSMDTAHKISVLAHEKGLELVAVGVPKTIDNDVGDSEFKLIDHTPGYGSVAKYWTCYIQNANEENAGSSPADPVLVIQAMGRKIGFIPAAARLADPKREIPLQIYMAESGLGIKEMADNVNDQLKTAGRVIVVVSEGYNVGDLGESKDAFGHTQFSASKITVEQSVVNYLNKAGLKARGSARGQVPGTDQRHAMVYASNIDLDEAYRVGQKAVMIAVEDGNGYMATILRKPGLIYNVEYSKVGLELVANSERTFPANWLAKNKIDVTDDFIKYARPLIGEDWVSIPLVDGRMRFARFKQIFADKKCPEYIPQGFRKK, encoded by the coding sequence ATGGCGAAATTAAAAAATGTACTAGTGGCACAGTCGGGCGGTCCGTCGCCGGTAATTAATAATTCTCTTCGCGGGATAATTGAAACCTGCAAAAAATTTCCGGATAAATTCGGCACTATATACGCGGGTTATCACGGGATAGAAGGTATTCTCAAAGAAGAACTGCTTGATTTAAGTGCCCAGGACGAAACAGAAGTAGCTCTTTTAAGAAATACACCTGCAGCCGGTTCTATTGGTACCTGTCGTTATAAATTAAAAAAAGACCAGCAGGAAGATTTGAGACGCGTAATAGATGTTTTTAAGGCACACGATATCGGGTTTTTATTTTATATCGGCGGCAACGATTCTATGGATACAGCCCACAAGATAAGCGTTCTGGCTCACGAAAAAGGTCTGGAACTGGTAGCTGTCGGTGTACCCAAAACAATAGATAATGATGTTGGAGATTCTGAATTTAAACTTATCGACCATACACCGGGATACGGTAGTGTTGCAAAGTACTGGACTTGTTATATCCAGAACGCTAATGAAGAAAATGCAGGTTCTTCTCCTGCTGACCCTGTATTGGTTATTCAAGCTATGGGTAGGAAAATAGGTTTTATTCCCGCAGCAGCCAGGCTGGCTGACCCAAAAAGAGAAATACCTTTACAGATTTACATGGCTGAATCAGGACTGGGTATCAAAGAAATGGCTGATAACGTTAATGACCAGTTAAAAACTGCGGGTCGTGTGATAGTGGTAGTCAGCGAAGGTTATAATGTAGGTGACCTTGGTGAAAGCAAAGACGCATTTGGTCATACTCAATTCAGCGCCAGTAAAATAACCGTTGAACAAAGTGTGGTTAATTATCTTAATAAAGCAGGACTTAAAGCACGGGGTTCAGCCCGTGGTCAGGTGCCGGGTACCGACCAACGTCACGCTATGGTCTATGCATCCAATATTGACCTTGATGAAGCTTACAGAGTAGGACAGAAAGCTGTTATGATAGCAGTTGAAGACGGCAACGGTTATATGGCTACTATTTTAAGGAAGCCAGGTTTGATATATAATGTTGAATATAGTAAGGTAGGATTAGAACTGGTTGCTAATTCAGAACGGACATTTCCCGCCAACTGGTTAGCAAAAAATAAAATTGATGTTACCGACGATTTTATTAAATACGCCCGCCCGCTAATTGGTGAAGATTGGGTAAGTATACCTCTGGTCGACGGCAGAATGCGTTTTGCCAGGTTCAAACAGATATTTGCAGACAAGAAATGCCCTGAATATATTCCACAAGGTTTCCGGAAAAAATAA